A DNA window from Trichosurus vulpecula isolate mTriVul1 chromosome 2, mTriVul1.pri, whole genome shotgun sequence contains the following coding sequences:
- the RWDD2B gene encoding RWD domain-containing protein 2B, with protein sequence MTEVKQAEAQLSELDLLSSMFPDENEFVVHDHLALAELKDSVEMKTTEVPSSKVHFTINIKVEISDESMVVFSLSCALPFQYPAILPEITVRSLSLNRTQQAQLNTDLTAYLQKGYCGEVCILNATEWVKDHASTYIKREPSSSSTTTNTNPPYSTDVIFTRLWIYSHHIYNKQKRKYILEWAKDLSLSGFSMPGKPGVICVEGSQSTCEEFWARVRRLSWKRILIRHREDVTFDGTQGELQKQRKFFNFEEKVFDTNGNRGNHMDLGQLYQFLSARGCADVFRIYFGIEGQ encoded by the exons ATGACTGAAGTAAAGCAAGCTGAAGCTCAGCTGTCTGAATTAGACCTGCTCTCTAGTATGTTTCCTGATGAGAATGAATTCGTAGTACATGATCATCTGGCTTTAGCAGAACTGAAAGATTCTGTGGAAATGAAGACCACAGAAGTTCCATCTTCAAAAGTTCACTTTACTATAAATATTAAAGTAGAGATTTCTGATGAATCTATG GTTGTGTTTTCTTTATCTTGTGCCCTCCCTTTTCAGTATCCTGCAATCCTGCCTGAAATTACTGTCAG ATCGCTGTCATTGAATAGAACCCAGCAGGCCCAGCTAAACACAGACCTAACTGCATACCTTCAAAAAGGATACTGTGGAGAAGTCTGTATACTAAATGCAACAGAATGGGTTAAAGATCATGCATCAACTTACATCAAAAGAGAACCCTCATCATCTTCCACTACCACCAACACAAATCCACCTTATTCAACAGATGTCATTTTCACCAGACTTTGGATCTATAGCCATCACATTTacaacaaacagaaaagaaaatatattctagAATGGGCAAAGGATCTCTCCCTTTCTGGATTTAGCATGCCTGGGAAGCCTGGAGTTATTTGTGTTGAAGGTTCACAAAGTACATGCGAAGAGTTCTGGgcaag AGTCCGAAGATTATCATGGAAGAGAATTTTAATTCGCCATCGAGAGGACGTTACTTTTGATGGCACACAAGGTGAActgcaaaaacagagaaaattttttaactttgaagaaaaagtttttgatacAAATGGAAACAGAGGAAATCACATGGATTTGGGTCAGCTTTATCAATTTTTAAGTGCCAGGGGGTGTGCTGATGTTTTTCGCATTTACTTTGGCATAGAGGGACAGTAG